AAACCGCGATAGACGCTGTATTGCATGCCTTCATTTCTGATTAAGTCTACAAAAGCTTTTTCTCTTTCTATCGACCAACGCCAATGTTCACATTTGGGAAATCCGTAATAGCCAAAGTGCAATAATCCTTTGTCTTTTAAATGTTCGTAAGCGAGTTGGATTATTTTGCTGTTGTCGGTGGCGATATAAGGAATGTCAGGGTAATCATCGTGGTTTTGATAAGAGCTACCGACACCGACAATCACTGAATTGGTTTGCGACAAATAGTGTGGTGTATCAGGGTCGTCGTAATCTGCAATAATGCCATCATATTTGTTTAAGTTGATGTTTTTATTGGTCGAATAAAAGTCTTCTTCGATGTACACATCCCAATGACAAGAAGAAGATTGAATGTATTCGCCAATACCAGAAATTAACCCACGGTCATAGGCTTTATTGGCGTTTAGTAAGATTGCGACTTTCTTTGTTTTTTTCATTATCAGCGCCACGTTTTGAGCCATTGACCTGATAATACACACGTATCATCAAAAGACAATGTGCTTGTAAAACAACGACTTTACCATTTTTTATTTGGCAATTATCGGATTTTGTTTTTCAGAGGTGTCCTTCACATATCCCTAGATGTTACCTAGACAGTGCCCACGCAGATGGAGAAATAATGCCGCACCTTTTCCAATAAACCGTTATAGCTTCGGGCTGTAACGGACTCACTCTAATAAGGAACCTCTATGTTTAAGTTATCCTCATGTTTTATCGCGGTCGGCGCTGTACTTTCGTTTGGTGCGAATGCGACATCGGTTGAGTGGATTCAATCGGGTTGGAATAATGTTTCTAATAACGTGGTGTATTGGCAGCAAAACGCTGCGCCCAAAGTAGTGAATAAAGATCACACCGATTATCGTGTTATCTCGATTGACCCAAGCAAAACATTACAAGTGATTGATGGATTTGGCGGTGCAATTAACGAGAAAGGTTGGGATGCGATGTCGGGGTTAACCCCTGATGCACGCGATAACATAGTGCAGAGTTTATTTGGTCAAGGTGGTTTAAATCTGACCATGGCGCGTATTCCAATTGGTGCGAATGATTTTTCCATGGATTATTACTCATTAGATGATGTCGTCGGAGACTACGACCTTAAGCATTTTTCTATGGAACGTGAGCATAAGTATCTGATTCCTTATCTACAAGCGGCAATGAAATACAAACCTAAGTTGGATGTTTTAGCGTCGCCATGGACACCGCCTGCATGGATGAAAGCCAATCAATTCTATGGCTGTCGCGGGTCTGAAAAAGATGCCCATTTAATCTGGGATAAGAAAACTCAAACGGCTTACGCTAAATATTTATCTAAGTTTGCGACTGAATATCAGAAAGAGGGGATTAACCTAACACAGATTCATTTACAAAATGAGCCAGCGGCTTGCCAAGATTTTCCTTCCAGTAAATGGACTGGGGTTGAGATGCGCGATTTCTTACGTGATTATCTTGTTCCCCAATTTGAAAAAGACAAACAAAAAGCCCAAGTTTGGCTGGGCACCATTAACTATGGTGACTACGAAGCCTATGCCAAACCTGTGCTGACAGACCCTAAATTAAAAGGCAAGATTGATGGAGTGGGTTATCAATGGGATGGCAAATACGCTATCGCTGAAACTCATAAACGTCACCCTGATATCAAATTAATGCAGACCGAGTCAGAGTGTGGTGACGGCAAAAACGACATCGCTGCTGGTTTATATACCTTTAGTTTGATTGAAAAATATCTTGCTGGTGGCGCGAACGCTTACGTGTATTGGAATATGGTATTAGACTCAACGGGAAACAGTACTTGGGGCTGGAAACAAAATTCGTTGATCAACATTGACCGTATGGCAGGTGGTAAAGCGACATACAACTTCGAATATTATGTCATGAAGCACTTCAGTAATTTGGTCAAACCTGGAGCGCATTTACTCAGTGTTAATACAGAAGAAGATGTGCTGGCGTTTAAAAACCCTGATAACTCGATCATCGTTGTCTCAGGTAACCCAAGTTATTCCAACAAAAATATGACGTACACATTGGGTAATAAGATGTTTAAAGCCACATTACCTATGATGTCGGTGAGCAGTTTTATTATTACTGAATAAAATCACTCGGTTTTTTCTAGATATCGCTGGCTTAGAAAATAGGTCAGCGATTTTTATTTGTGCGTCGAGTAACGACTGAGTTTGAGGTCCATGATCTAAGATATCCATCGTAAATAGTTTGTGTTAGGTTCCTTATTCAAAGCAATGCATTAGGGAAGATGATGAAAAACGTTTTAATAACAGGCGCTAACCGCGGTTTGGGATTGGCTTTGGCTAAACAGTTTGAGCAAGAAGATTGCGCTCTGTTTTTGGTGGTGCGTTCGGAAACAGCACGGCAAGAACTCAATAAGAGTCTTCCTCACGCCAAGGTGCTGGTGAGTGATGTAACCGAAGACGAACATGAAGCAAGGCTTGCAACGTTTCTTGCTGATGTTGCGTTAGATGTCGTGATTAATAACGCCGGTTCGGGCACAAAAGCTCCCAGCTTAGAGTCCACGCAAGTAAGTTATCTTCGCAAAGAATTTGATACCAATTGTGTGGGCGTACTCACCACAGTGAAAGGTTCGCTTACCGCGTTAAAACGCTCCAATGCTCCACTTATTATCAATATCAGTTCGCGTCGCGGTTCTCTGGGTTTACAAGCAGAAGGAGCCGCAAAAGGTTCGGGCTGCTCTTATTCCTATCGAGTCAGTAAAGCTGCGCAAAATATGCTCACACTCTGTTTGGCCGATGATTTGGAAGACTTCGGTATCACTGTTGCAGCAATACATCCGGGACGCCTTTTGACTACGATGGCAGCCAAAGATGCCCATATGACACCGGAAAGTGCGGCACAGCAAATAGCAGAATTGGCAATGCAAAAGCAGCTTAAAAATCGCGATTTCATTAGTTTGGAAGTGGGACGCTTACCTTGGTAGGTTGATTGAACTTACTTAACGGAGAAAAAGGATCAGTGATGACCCCAAAAGAGGTTGTACTTGGTTTTTGGACGGCGATGCAGAGTAATGATTTTGTCAAAGCCAGTGAGTGGTTAACAGAAGATTACCAAGGTCAGTGGCCGCAAAGTAATGAATTGATCGAGGGACGAGCCAATTTCATTGCGATAAATAGCGCCTATCCAGCAGATGGTGTTTGGACTTTCGAGATAAACTCAATGGTGTGTGAAGGGGATACGGTGGTGACGGATGTATTGGTTTCCGATGGCGTGAGGTTCGACCGCGCAATTACGTTTCATACCGTTAAAGAGGGCTTGATTTGCTGCCAACGTGAGTTTTGGCCGGAGAATTATCCGGCGCCAGAGTGGCGTCAAGCATGGGTAAAACCGCTTAATGGCTAATCAATGAGTTGTATGTAACTTATTGAAATTACGTCACTGTCACCTAGATGTCGCCTATTTGTCGTCACCCATTTGAGTTAGTTTTGTTACTGTTTTTGGCGAAGCAGCAGAAAGGAAGAGAGCATGATTGTGAGAAAACTTCGACTGCAACGTGGTTGGTCGCAAGACCAATTGTCGCAGTTATCTGGATTGAGTGTGCGGACGATTCAGCGTATTGAGCGTGGTCAAAAGCCCGGTCTAGAGTCGTTAAAATCACTGGCTGCTGTATTTGAAATTGACGTTAACGATCTTCAAATGGAGCCCGAGATGAACAACAGTAAAGTACAAGTCACCGACGAAGAAAAAATGGCACTTGAGCAAGTGAAAGACATTAAAAGCTTTTACAGCAACTTAATGACCTATGTAGTCGTCATTGCGATGCTCTTTGTCATTAATTATCTCACCGATCCGAGTTACATCTGGGCTTGGTGGCCAACACTTGGCTGGGGGATTGGTGTCATCAGTCATGGTTTGAGCGCATTTGAAGTGGTGAATTTGTTTGGTCCCGAGTGGGAGAAAAAACAGGTTGAAAAGCGGCTAGGACGCAAACTGTAGCATTATTTCTAATTGAGAGTTTTTACCTTGGTGAACGCCAAAAGCAAAGTCGGTAAGGTGACTTTGCTTTTTTTGTCGGTTGCATACTAAGATGTCAACCACACATTCTAAGTTACATTGACATATCTCTTTACCCATCCCAAGTCCCTTGTTAACATGTAAACCATTGTCAATTTATCAGGTTTACATCTACATTGAGCGCTTATGGCGACTCTTGCGAGATGTTTGGCTCTTTCCGTAAAGAGCGTTTGGGTAAAAAATAGCATGACTTTTCATAACGATGATGGCGCCGCCATTTCCCTTAACGATGTGTGTCTTGATATTCAAGGCAAACGCATTTTAAATCGACTCTCTTTTTCAACTTCTGTGCAACGTTTGGGCATTATTGGCCGTAATGGTTCGGGAAAATCGACCTTATCGCGTGTGCTCTCGGGCTTAGTGGCTATTGAATCGGGCACACTTCAGGTGGCGGGGATTAACCCATTTAAAGACCGTAAAGGGGCACTACGGGAAATTGGCTTATTGTTTCAAAATCCCGATCATCAAATTATTTTTCCAACCGTACTTGAAGAAGTGGCCTTTGGCTTACGTCAACTGGGTCAAAAGAAAGCGATTGCTGAGCAAAATGCGTTAGCAACGCTGGAAGCCTTTGGTAAGACTCACTGGCAAGAGGTACACACTTCGGCTCTGTCTCAAGGGCAAAAGCATTTGGTGTGTTTGATGGCGATTGCTGCAATGCAGCCGAAATTGATCATTTTAGATGAGCCTTTTGCGGGCTTAGATATTCCAACCAAACGCCAATTGCAGCGTTATCTGGATCGTTTTCCCGGGCGCTTGATTCATATCAGTCACGATCCGGCAGATTTAGACCATTACGACCAATTACTGTGGCTCGAAGCTGGAGAAGTCAACTCAATCGGTACACCAGAACAAGTGTTGCCCGCGTATTTGGCGGAAATGCATAAATTGGGAGAGAGTGATGATATCTCTAACCTCACCAATTGAAACTCCTGCGCACCGCTGGCCTGCTGGACTAAAACTGGCGGCGCTCTGTTTTACCACGGTAGGGCTATTTTTTGTTCATCAGTTGCCGCTGCAAGGTGTGTTTCTAGCCTTAGTTGCGGTGCTCTATGCATTGCCGGGAAAACTCTTTTTTTGCTACGGATTACGACAAATCTCGCTGTTGTGGCCATTTATTGTGCTTGTTGGCCTGTGGCATGGCGTTACTGGTGAGTGGGAGCAGGGCGGTATCATCGTTTTGCGTCTACTTTCAACCGTCGCGCTTGCCAATTTGGTTACCATGACAACCCGTCTTTCCGACATGATCGATGTGGTCAATTGGCTTACTCGGCCATTAAAACGCCTTGGTTTAAACACTCGCGCGCTAGAACTTTCTATCGCACTGGTAATTCGAATGACACCGGTATTGGTCGGGAAAGGCCAATCACTCTCTTTAGCTTGGCGAGCACGTTCTAACCGACGTTCTGGCTGGCGAATTATCTTACCTTTTACGGTATTAGCTCTTGATGATGCAGACCATGTTGCCGAGGCTCTACGCGCTCGCGGTGGTTTGATGAACGATGACGAACAGATGGACTAAAAAATGGAAAAAAATGTCACTTATATCGCCTTGTTTGCCGCTTTAATCGCAGCGTTGGGTTTGGTGCCGAAAATCGCGCTCGGTTTTGGTGTACCTATCACCGCGCAAGGGTTGGGAATTATGCTGTGCGGTACTATTCTCGGTGCAAAACGTGGCTCTCTAGCGGTTCTACTGTTTTTACTTCTTGTGGCGATGGGTTTGCCACTTCTTGCTGGTGGTAACGGTGGTTTAGGGGTATTTTTCGGTGCGACCGCTGGATTTCTGATCGGGTGGCCAGTTGCGGCTTTAGTGATTGGCTGGATTGTTGAAAAATGGCGTCATCGCAATCTCACCATGGTGTGTATTGTTGCGTCCATTTTAGGTGGCATCGTTGTGATGTATGCTTTTGGTATTGTGGGTATGTCGATTGTACTTAAGAAAAGCATAATGGAATCATTAGGTTTAGTGCTGATCTTTATCCCTGGTGATATTGTGAAAGCGGTGATTGCTGGTGTATTAACGGCATCAATCGCTAAGGCGCGACCTGCAAGTGTTCTGTCGCGCTCACTTTAATAAAAAGTGAAAGGGAATTCGCTCATGACGATTTTGATTTATACCGACAACGTGTCAAACAATCATGTTCTGTATTACGCGTTGGGGCGGTTACGCGGTAAACGAAATGTTTTTTTCGTTAATGCCAATGAGATCCTAAGTGGTGCTCTAACCGATGACGTGGATTTGTTGGTGATGCCCGGTGGTGCGAGTCGGTATAAATCGGCCAAGCTCAATGGGCAAGCCAATCAACTCATCAAAGACTATGTTGCCAATGGCGGTAAGTATCTCGGTATTTGCGCGGGTAGTTATATGGCATGCGCCATGACCTGCTGGGCAAAAGGTGGCCCATATGAGATTGTCACCCCAAATGAACTGGGCTTTTTCTCCGGGGCTGCGGTTGGTCCGATTGAGCAATTTGGCGAAGGGGATAATTACAACAGCACCAAAGCTTATGTCACAACTCTCGATTACGCAGGTCGTGAGATTTCCTCTTTGTATCTCGGTGGCTGCTTGTTTGAAGCGCCAAAGACATCTTCAAAGCCTGACAATTATCAGGTGCTCGCCAGATTTAATGACCTTGCCGACAAACCCGCAGCGATTATTACCGGTGACTATGGGCAAGGCGCTTGGCTGCTCTCTTCGACACATCCTGAGTACGACCAAGAGGCGGTTGAACTGCTCAGTTTTGATGTCGTCGGTAACGACTATCAAGAGTTTAATCAGCTCGCAGGCGCAGAATCGCTAACATTAGATTTGCTCGATGAACTACTTAAACAGTTAGCTGTTTAAGTAGTTCATCGCTAGTTTCATAATTAATTACGCCGCTGTTTCATAAAACAGCGGCGTTTTTGTTGGCTGACTTTTTGAAAATAAGAAAAAATAACGAGAGAAAAAATAACGAGGACACACACCTTTAAAACCACAGAGTTTAGGGTGTGTGTCCTCGTTAGAAAAAATAGTGACCAGGAAGTTATTGTTTTTTCTTGCTCTGAAATTGCTTAATGCTTTTCTTCTGATTGGTTCGACGGTTGGCTTGTTTGTCCCGTGGTGCACGTTTGCTTTCACCAGTAGATGGTCTGTCAGTGACAGGGTAACCCTCTAGTTCATTCAGTGGCAATGCGCGTTGGGTAGTCTTTCTGATCGCGGCAAGATAGTCAGTCTCACCATGACACACAAGAGAAATGGCAACGCCGGTTTTCCCAGCTCGTGCTGTACGTCCGATGCGATGAACATACACTTCAGGGTTTGATGGTAGCTCAAAGTTGATTACCACCGGCAAGTCTTCCACATGAATACCGCGAGCGAGCAAGTCTGTTGCGATAAGCACATTCACTTTATGTTCCTTAAACAGATTGAGCGTCGCTTCTCTGTCTGCTTGATCCTTGTTGCCATGCAATGCTGCAGTCGAGAGTCCGGCCTTGTTCAGCTTTTTACATAGTGAATCTGCGTTGTCTTTGCTACCGATGAATACCAACACTTGTTGCCATTGGTGCTGTTTAATTTGGTCAATCAGTGCGTTGGTTTTGCTCCCTTTATTGACGAGATACAACGTCTCTTTGATTGGGTTGGCCTTGGCGGCAGTTTGTTCTACTTGAATAAACATAGGATTATTGAGTAGTGCTTTCGCTTTACTTTCAAGTGGTTCTGGGAAAGTCGCGGAAAACATCAGGGTTTGGCGCTGCGTTGGTAGCATTTCTATAATGCGCTGAACATCGTTCCAAAAGCCCATATCTAACATCCTGTCGGCTTCATCAAGCACTAAGGTGCTGATATGGCTCGTATCGAATGCGTTTTCAGTTAAGAGTTCGAGCAGTCGACCTGGGGTTGCCACGAGTATTTGAGGCCCTTTTGCTAGGTCGGCTTTCTGCAGTTCTTTATCGATGCCGCCACAAAGGCAAAGCGACTGTATATTGAGGTGTTTAGCGATGAACTCTAGCGCTTCATTAACCTGAGTCGCCAATTCACGAGTTGGCACAAGGACTAACGCTTGAAAAGGAGAGAGCGTTTTCATCGCCTGTTCTAACAAAGGAAGACCGTAAGCCAATGTTTTGCCGCTTCCTGTTTGAGCAATCGCAAGTACATCTTGCTGATTGAGTATCGCTTGAATAGCAAGTGTCTGAATTTCTGTAGGTTTACTAAACGAAGCTGGCAGAGCGGCGACGAGTTTTTGGCTTAGAGGTAGCGTCGAAAAAAGCATTATATTTTTCAGTCTCTTGGAAGATTTTAAACATCATAGACATGGCAGATACGGCGAAAAAAGGATGAATCGCGTTACGAACTGACGCCGAATTGCTGAGTTAATGGTGCGCACTTTACCACAGTGAGAGAACAAAGTGGCAATTGTTCTAGTGATGGGTTAAGGCTTTGAGAATGCATCCTCGTTAAAATTGTTGGTCATATCCCTAATTAAACACCCCAAACCCCATCATCACTCCTCAACTAACAGAATTCTTACTATCTCGCTTTGACTGCATGGGCAACTTCGTAGATAATCCCGTTCTTCTTGAGTGCTGCCGTCCCCAATCGACATCGGTAGCAGGCCATAGCTTGGGTAGTGAGTAGGGATTTAGATTCCCAGTATGAGATGGAAAATCATTAGGTTGTTAATGAGAATGACCTTGATTGTACGCTGTGGCCAAACCCAGCATTAGTGCAGAGGAATGTGCTATTGCTTTAAATGAAATAGGAAAAGAGACACTATGTCACATGCAGAGTTGTATAAAGAGTTTATGTTTGAAGCGGCGCACTTTTTGCCGAACGTTCCTGAAGGCCATAAATGCGGCCGCTTGCATGGACATTCATGGTTGATTCGCTTGTACATCTACGGAGAAGTGGATGCACACACTGGTTTCGTTCAAGACTTCGGTGAAATTAAGCAAATCTTTGCCCCAATATATGACCAACTTGATCACCATTACCTGAATGAAATTCCTGGCTTGGAGAACCCAACCAGTGAAGTGTTGGCGAAATGGGTATTTGATAAATTAAAACCTTTGCTGCCTTTACTCAGCAAAGTAGAAATTAAAGAAACTTGTACAGCAGGTTGTATCTACTCTGGTCAATAACGCATTCTGACCAATCAAAGACAGTCAAGTTATCCAGATTAAAAAAGAGGTTACCGATTCGGTAACCTCTTTTCGTTGCAAGAGAGTAAAGTCAAACGACGCTATGCTCTGCTTGATACTTTACTTATCGTTAAGCTCTATTTGCTCTGATTAGACTCGATATTTGTGGTTGCCTTAATCAGTTCTTGATCATCTTTCATCACATCGTCACCGCCAAGGGTTTGATAGATGGTGGCAAGATTGACCAGCTGGTTATAGCGGTTTTCAAGTAATGAGGCTTTAGCGCTGCGCGTATTTTCTTGAGCATCCAATAGATCAGTAATACCAATTGCGCCGTTGTCATACTGACTGCGGTAAATACGTTCAGCTTCGGCGGACGCATTATATTGATCTTGCAATTTACCTTGTTGAACTTGATAGTTAATGCGTGCAGATAGGGCGTTATCCACATCTTCGAACGCTTCGTATAACGTCTTGCGATAAGTAACGATGGCAGACTGATACTTCACTTTCGCGATGTCTTTGTTGATCTGCATTTCGTTCCAACTTAAGAATGGCAGCGTCAGCTCTGCACCCAGTGTCCCAATCGGGTCACGCAGCAGGTTTTTCAGTTGACTGGATGAACCACCCAGAGCGCCTGTTAAAGAAATGCCCGGTAAGTACGAAGCATCGGTGGCATCTTCTGTAGCCAGTGCTGATTTTAGGCTAAACAGGGCGGATTTGACATCTGGGCGACGGGTCAGCAGCTCAGCAGGAATGCCTGGTTCGATATCTGGTAATGTGCCGTCGGGTAGAGCATTAATGGTTAAATCCATTTTTTGTGGCGGCTGATTGAACAAAATGGCTAACGCGTTTTGCGCCTCGACCAATTGTTGAATGTAATCGCTATTGGTTGCCTCCAATGCATACAGTGCCCGCTGCGCTTCTAAGATATTTAGCCGCGATACCGAACCATTTTTGTACTGGCTTTGCGTCATATTCAGCGTTTCACGGGCATCTTTGATGTCGCTTTCACTCAACGCAATGCGCTGGGTGAGATAGCCAACTTGCCAATAAAGCTGCGCGGTGGTGGCAACCAATGTTTGTGCAGTCGATTCAAGATCTTGTTTGCTGGCAAGGGCAGACCACTCGCTGGCATCGGCAGTACGAGACAGTTTGCCCCACAAATCCACTTCGTAACTTACCGATAAATCCGTGGAGTAACTGGTTGAACTAGTGCCATTTTTTAACGATTTGCTTTTTGATGCGCTGGTGGATGAAGAGAGTTCTGGATAGAGCTCGTTATTATCCAAACGCGCTTCCAAGCGAGCTTGACGCAGAGTTAATGCGGCAATCGCCAAGTCGTTATTGGATTTTAGCACTTGATCAACGAGTTGATTTAACTGTGGATCGTTAAACTGTTTCCACCACTGACTAGTAATGGCTTGCTTCGCTGCATATTGCCCGTGTTGCCACTGAGTAGGGTTTTGAGTTTGCGGCGTTTCAAATGGGGTGTGCTGAGCACACCCTGCGACCAACGCCACACTAAGGGCGAGGGTAGAAAGT
This genomic window from Vibrio tritonius contains:
- a CDS encoding energy-coupling factor ABC transporter ATP-binding protein — translated: MTFHNDDGAAISLNDVCLDIQGKRILNRLSFSTSVQRLGIIGRNGSGKSTLSRVLSGLVAIESGTLQVAGINPFKDRKGALREIGLLFQNPDHQIIFPTVLEEVAFGLRQLGQKKAIAEQNALATLEAFGKTHWQEVHTSALSQGQKHLVCLMAIAAMQPKLIILDEPFAGLDIPTKRQLQRYLDRFPGRLIHISHDPADLDHYDQLLWLEAGEVNSIGTPEQVLPAYLAEMHKLGESDDISNLTN
- the queD gene encoding 6-carboxytetrahydropterin synthase QueD is translated as MSHAELYKEFMFEAAHFLPNVPEGHKCGRLHGHSWLIRLYIYGEVDAHTGFVQDFGEIKQIFAPIYDQLDHHYLNEIPGLENPTSEVLAKWVFDKLKPLLPLLSKVEIKETCTAGCIYSGQ
- a CDS encoding glycoside hydrolase family 30 protein, with translation MFKLSSCFIAVGAVLSFGANATSVEWIQSGWNNVSNNVVYWQQNAAPKVVNKDHTDYRVISIDPSKTLQVIDGFGGAINEKGWDAMSGLTPDARDNIVQSLFGQGGLNLTMARIPIGANDFSMDYYSLDDVVGDYDLKHFSMEREHKYLIPYLQAAMKYKPKLDVLASPWTPPAWMKANQFYGCRGSEKDAHLIWDKKTQTAYAKYLSKFATEYQKEGINLTQIHLQNEPAACQDFPSSKWTGVEMRDFLRDYLVPQFEKDKQKAQVWLGTINYGDYEAYAKPVLTDPKLKGKIDGVGYQWDGKYAIAETHKRHPDIKLMQTESECGDGKNDIAAGLYTFSLIEKYLAGGANAYVYWNMVLDSTGNSTWGWKQNSLINIDRMAGGKATYNFEYYVMKHFSNLVKPGAHLLSVNTEEDVLAFKNPDNSIIVVSGNPSYSNKNMTYTLGNKMFKATLPMMSVSSFIITE
- a CDS encoding SDR family NAD(P)-dependent oxidoreductase — protein: MMKNVLITGANRGLGLALAKQFEQEDCALFLVVRSETARQELNKSLPHAKVLVSDVTEDEHEARLATFLADVALDVVINNAGSGTKAPSLESTQVSYLRKEFDTNCVGVLTTVKGSLTALKRSNAPLIINISSRRGSLGLQAEGAAKGSGCSYSYRVSKAAQNMLTLCLADDLEDFGITVAAIHPGRLLTTMAAKDAHMTPESAAQQIAELAMQKQLKNRDFISLEVGRLPW
- a CDS encoding DEAD/DEAH box helicase, producing the protein MLFSTLPLSQKLVAALPASFSKPTEIQTLAIQAILNQQDVLAIAQTGSGKTLAYGLPLLEQAMKTLSPFQALVLVPTRELATQVNEALEFIAKHLNIQSLCLCGGIDKELQKADLAKGPQILVATPGRLLELLTENAFDTSHISTLVLDEADRMLDMGFWNDVQRIIEMLPTQRQTLMFSATFPEPLESKAKALLNNPMFIQVEQTAAKANPIKETLYLVNKGSKTNALIDQIKQHQWQQVLVFIGSKDNADSLCKKLNKAGLSTAALHGNKDQADREATLNLFKEHKVNVLIATDLLARGIHVEDLPVVINFELPSNPEVYVHRIGRTARAGKTGVAISLVCHGETDYLAAIRKTTQRALPLNELEGYPVTDRPSTGESKRAPRDKQANRRTNQKKSIKQFQSKKKQ
- a CDS encoding BPL-N domain-containing protein, whose protein sequence is MTILIYTDNVSNNHVLYYALGRLRGKRNVFFVNANEILSGALTDDVDLLVMPGGASRYKSAKLNGQANQLIKDYVANGGKYLGICAGSYMACAMTCWAKGGPYEIVTPNELGFFSGAAVGPIEQFGEGDNYNSTKAYVTTLDYAGREISSLYLGGCLFEAPKTSSKPDNYQVLARFNDLADKPAAIITGDYGQGAWLLSSTHPEYDQEAVELLSFDVVGNDYQEFNQLAGAESLTLDLLDELLKQLAV
- a CDS encoding energy-coupling factor transporter transmembrane component T family protein; its protein translation is MISLTSPIETPAHRWPAGLKLAALCFTTVGLFFVHQLPLQGVFLALVAVLYALPGKLFFCYGLRQISLLWPFIVLVGLWHGVTGEWEQGGIIVLRLLSTVALANLVTMTTRLSDMIDVVNWLTRPLKRLGLNTRALELSIALVIRMTPVLVGKGQSLSLAWRARSNRRSGWRIILPFTVLALDDADHVAEALRARGGLMNDDEQMD
- a CDS encoding 2TM domain-containing protein, with translation MIVRKLRLQRGWSQDQLSQLSGLSVRTIQRIERGQKPGLESLKSLAAVFEIDVNDLQMEPEMNNSKVQVTDEEKMALEQVKDIKSFYSNLMTYVVVIAMLFVINYLTDPSYIWAWWPTLGWGIGVISHGLSAFEVVNLFGPEWEKKQVEKRLGRKL
- a CDS encoding nuclear transport factor 2 family protein; protein product: MTPKEVVLGFWTAMQSNDFVKASEWLTEDYQGQWPQSNELIEGRANFIAINSAYPADGVWTFEINSMVCEGDTVVTDVLVSDGVRFDRAITFHTVKEGLICCQREFWPENYPAPEWRQAWVKPLNG
- a CDS encoding efflux transporter outer membrane subunit yields the protein MTTLKLSTLALSVALVAGCAQHTPFETPQTQNPTQWQHGQYAAKQAITSQWWKQFNDPQLNQLVDQVLKSNNDLAIAALTLRQARLEARLDNNELYPELSSSTSASKSKSLKNGTSSTSYSTDLSVSYEVDLWGKLSRTADASEWSALASKQDLESTAQTLVATTAQLYWQVGYLTQRIALSESDIKDARETLNMTQSQYKNGSVSRLNILEAQRALYALEATNSDYIQQLVEAQNALAILFNQPPQKMDLTINALPDGTLPDIEPGIPAELLTRRPDVKSALFSLKSALATEDATDASYLPGISLTGALGGSSSQLKNLLRDPIGTLGAELTLPFLSWNEMQINKDIAKVKYQSAIVTYRKTLYEAFEDVDNALSARINYQVQQGKLQDQYNASAEAERIYRSQYDNGAIGITDLLDAQENTRSAKASLLENRYNQLVNLATIYQTLGGDDVMKDDQELIKATTNIESNQSK
- a CDS encoding biotin transporter BioY, with product MEKNVTYIALFAALIAALGLVPKIALGFGVPITAQGLGIMLCGTILGAKRGSLAVLLFLLLVAMGLPLLAGGNGGLGVFFGATAGFLIGWPVAALVIGWIVEKWRHRNLTMVCIVASILGGIVVMYAFGIVGMSIVLKKSIMESLGLVLIFIPGDIVKAVIAGVLTASIAKARPASVLSRSL